DNA from bacterium:
CGTCGACGCAGGGTCCTGGGTGCTCCGCGGGCGGGCGGTGGCGGTGCCGGTTTAGGCGAGGCGATCGGCGCGCGGTGTGGTCCAGCCACGCGTGGCGTAGTCCCCGGGGACGAGCGCAAAGATCAGGCGGTCCGACGGGTTGCCGGAGGCGTCGAGCGCGGAACAGCGCAGCGTGCCTTCCAGGACGAATCCAAGCCGCTCCGGGATCCTGCGGCTGCGCACGTTCCTCGGGTCCAACCGGATCTCCACCCGGTTGGCCGACAGGGTCTCGAACGCGAGCGCGGTCATGAGTTGCACCGCCTCGGTCACGTATCCGTGTCCCTGCGCACTCAGCCGGACCCAATAGCCGATCTCGAACGCCCGCACCGCCCAGTTGATGCGGTGCAGCCCGGTCCCGCCGAGCAGGCGGCCGCTCCCGCGGTCGAAGATGCCAACGGTCAGGTCCTCCCGGAGTACCCAGCGCGCCCGCATGTGGGCGATGACGGCGCGTTCGTCGTCGGCGGACCGTAGACTCGCGACCCACGGCAGCCACGCCGCGAGGTGCTCGCGGGATTCCTCGATCGCCGCCCACGTGGCCGGCGCGTCGTCCGCGCGCAGCGGACGCACGAGCACCCGCGGCCCGTGCAGTTCCTCGGGGATTTCGAGCAAGACCGGCACGCGCTG
Protein-coding regions in this window:
- a CDS encoding GNAT family N-acetyltransferase, which translates into the protein MLQRVPVLLEIPEELHGPRVLVRPLRADDAPATWAAIEESREHLAAWLPWVASLRSADDERAVIAHMRARWVLREDLTVGIFDRGSGRLLGGTGLHRINWAVRAFEIGYWVRLSAQGHGYVTEAVQLMTALAFETLSANRVEIRLDPRNVRSRRIPERLGFVLEGTLRCSALDASGNPSDRLIFALVPGDYATRGWTTPRADRLA